A genome region from Setaria italica strain Yugu1 chromosome III, Setaria_italica_v2.0, whole genome shotgun sequence includes the following:
- the LOC101770916 gene encoding peptidyl-tRNA hydrolase 2, mitochondrial — protein sequence MGASASVLSLPTAAALPATATAVAGAAGCFALGYLLALTRFPRHAAAPGPGGLSDDDSEDDSEEDDDDNSGRSRAAKRAGGQKRTGLRLLFWARNVVTKSDSAREVERAQAQAAASPLEIENLAEIIEDFKMVLVVRNDLKMGKGKIAAQCSHATLGLFKKLQQRAPKSLRRWERCGQVKVVVKIESEEDMLVLQGRAKSLNLPTHITIDAGRTQIAPNSRTVMAILGPADMVDDVTGGLKLL from the exons ATGGGCGCGTCGGCCTCCGTCCTCTCGCTcccgacggccgccgcgctccccgcaaccgccaccgccgtcgccggggcCGCAGGCTGCTTCGCGCTCGGCTACCTCCTCGCCCTCACCCGCTtcccgcgccacgccgccgcccccggccccgggggCCTCTCCGATGACGACTCCGAGGACGACtcggaagaagatgatgacgatAACTCCGGCCGCAGCCGAGCCGCGaagcgggcgggcgggcagaAGAGGACCGGGCTCCGGCTGCTCTTCTGGGCGCGGAACGTGGTGACCAAGTCCGACTCCGCCAGGGAGGTGGAGAGGGCCCAGGCCcaggccgccgccagccccctgGAGATCGAGAACCTCGCCGAGATTATAGAAGATTTCAAGATG GTGCTGGTCGTCAGGAACGATTTGAAGATGGGCAAGGGGAAGATCGCTGCACAATGCAG CCATGCAACTCTTGGTCTGTTCAAAAAACTCCAACAGAGAGCGCCAAAATCACTAAGAAG GTGGGAACGATGTGGGCAAGTTAAGGTGGTTGTGAAAATAGAAAGCGAGGAAGATATGCTTGTTTTACAA GGGAGAGCAAAGTCTCTGAATCTTCCAACGCACATAACCATAGACGCTGGAAGAACACAGATTGCTCCAA ATTCAAGAACAGTGATGGCTATTCTTG GGCCTGCTGACATGGTTGATGATGTCACTGGTGGTCTGAAGCTATTGTAA